The following DNA comes from Sorex araneus isolate mSorAra2 chromosome 5, mSorAra2.pri, whole genome shotgun sequence.
cgcttctcttcttttctttttggatccaatTCTACAAGCAGGAGACAGGCTAGTTGGACTGAGAAACGGGGGATAATCCCAATCGTCCGACAgggaaatttttaccctgggaactgcccttcctttctctgtccatcaggtTTTCTTctctggttcttggagggtcagaatCAGGATCAGGTATGTATTAATGCACATGCATgttattttgttgtctttctgtatgtctgtctatgttaagtgtttaaatattgaagtcagattgaaatcagaagtggcaGTCCTACtccagaaaatttttaaaagtttgagtgttttttggagcttattaagagttgtaaaattagagcatgaaaccaaggtgaaaactgttaaagattaatataaaagattcatgatttaaaatatctaaaatataagaactattaaatgagctgttaaaagagaattaaataattgtatataaaatacgTTCAAAAGATATTGGtttattttaagagataacaggtttattatataagactggatgatattccaagcatatttTATCgggacatctatgaagtttgagaaggaggaagtttctaattttacttatgatgctggtgattcttctttgtccatgagagaagaatctgacAACAGGAGTGCTTcggcagttactgattgtggaaaaacctggactgtgaagttcatccagaaatggcatgaaagtgttgtttttgtttagagactaattggtcttcattgacaaatgtctctgaaccaggactggaactgaaatattgcttaatGAGTGTaactctgtatatgtaaactctgtattataaaatgaaaagcaatttcTGTAAAAcaaggttagattttcttaagattttcttgaggtattactggaaagatttgtgaaaatgtttgtattgttacttactggtcattttaaacaaaaaaagggggaaatgttggtatacaacatcccataatctcaggcttAGGTAGGCCTGGATGTAAATGTCGTTTTCagttattgttactttattttaactgactttgttactgtttccgttgactaagttaatttgcatattctgcctatgtggctgaatatcattggttagtacatcaacctacttaataaaagggggttgaacagactgctctccggcaggccataacacaagaACCTCCAGAGACAGTCATGTGATCCgccccaaaaatgtatatttcttctgcgagtgaaatgcctcggactgtcaagtaaaactgcaacattattttttgttaagtaaaactgcaacattatTGCAACACCCATAACCATGATATCacactctgagccaggctgttccACTCAGAGCACCCCTGAGGGGGGCGGGTTAGAgccctcccgccccaagggacccagccccagcagggtctcccctccacaacccaaccatcaCCACGCTCAAGGctactccccacatgctcaggcagagactcacatatgagtgaacatattcctggacacatcataaggcACACCCTACACATTCTCCAtatttaccacaccatatttgagggGATTCAACAGCaggcaaaaaaattaatagagaaaaaatatatatatgcacatatacatattttcagatatatatatgaaagctcacatcaccccaACTTTAACACTATGCTactgatatcctatagaatgtcttaatggctccggtcaaaatagaacaatcttcacactgtttcctatatgagcacttttttgtaagcaaattcagcagttcttcataacagacaatacaaaatatattattttgattctctgagagtttcctgcccacatgggacagccttgcaagcttcccatggtgtattcatatgcaaaatccagtaacaagctggatctcattcccctgaccctgaagagcccccagtgcaacatcgttaggaggaccgcgtcgagatagacttctaagatctcagggaaaggacgaaatgagatgttacagAGCCCgtccgagaaatcggtgattaacgggatatcgtgattgtgattattttggttgtgttttgggacagggattggggagcaggatggaaatatccaaaatttggtggtgggaaggtgtaatagtggtgggattggtgtttgaatattaaatgtaatcaaacattgtgaactaccttataaaatttttgaaaattttttttaaaataaaaaaaatcgtAACAGAAACATCTTTGAAAGGTTCAGTCCTCGTACCTTCCAGGACATCCAATGAGGGGGAAATAAGCACATCATATCTGGACAGGTGGTTCCCAGGCACAGTCCTCCTCAACCCCGTATGTGAATTTTGtgccttggtttcttttttttttttttttatagagggactgtagagtcacacccagcagtgcttagaggaaattcttggctctgggttcagggtcACGTTGGCGGTGCTCTGGAGAACACGGACAATGCTGGGGCTCCAACAGGGGGAGCTGCACCAAGGCAACTTACCCACTGCTGGAGCTCCCTGGCCCATCCTCCTGTGAATGTTGCTGTCCCCACTCTAGACTGCAGCTTTCTCATGTGAGGAGGAGGGTGATTGCctggatcaaaccagagtcactACATGCTTAGAGCTTAGAGCAACTGTGTCAAGAGGAGGAGCACCCGGTATTGACAAACATGCCTTATCACTTACTCTGAGAGCCAGGAACACACCGTTGGCTACAACACTCTTCTACTCCAAAGAACTTAGGGCAGTGTCCAGCATCTTCTCATCCAACAAGATTTTCCAAGCTCCACTGCTAAACCTGAGCACCAATTGTGTGTTGGCACTGTTGGCCCAAGTGACTGGAACCTAAGTGTCACTGAGATCATGGCAGGGGGCAAGGGCAGGAGCAGAACATAATGTCTCAAGTGAAGCAGACAAGGAGAACTCAGTCAGCTTTCATTTTATGCTTCTTTTTAACTGTTAAATGTTCCACTTATTTATGAATTTTCAATCAAGTTTTAAGCAAAACCTGCAATCTATGGACGTGACTACAACAAACCCATCAGGCTCGTACTGTGATTTCACCTCCAAGTCTGCACCGCTGATGTGCTGGTATGTctggacatgccaaaaaacagcagGACCGCGAAGGAGCACCAGCATCACTTGTGGCAAAAACAGTGTCACAACCCTTTGCAGCAGTAAGAAAGCCCGTCCTACACCCACTAAAATCTCATCTCCCAGTGACCACTAAGGCCAGCCCCACACTCTGATGCGCTCAGTAGCAAATCCTGTCTAAGTCATCATGACGACAACCCTCGCACCAGGATTCATCTGTGTCCTCCTGATGAAGAGAACGGGTTTATTGACTCCTCACACATAGAATGGGtgaacaggaaaaatattttcttgccgCATAATTGCTTTCTCCTTTAAGCTTTCTGTCAGAAAGAGGTGGAAGAGACACGTAGGAAGACTCCTGGGGAGAGAAAGATGATTCTCTGCACTCCTTCAATCCTGGGACCCTCAAATCCTCTTGGATATGCCCTCTGGAAGCTCTCTGAGTCTCACCTCTCAGACTATGGGAGGCCTGGGGGCTAAAAGAAGCGACAAGAGGAGTCACCCCCAGCAACATGTTGCTTAGTCCTGCCGGCCTTAAGGTCCATGTTCAGGTCTAACAATGCAGTCAGCTTTGGTCTGTGTGCTGGGGTCAACATGCAAGGATGGAAATTGAATTGGCACTGGCTGTGAGCAAGTCAAGTGATGTACTCCTACTATCTCCCATGCctaatattttagattttcttatcactgtatcactgtcatcccattgtttgtcgatttactcaagcgagcaccagtaacgtctctattacactcagccctgatattttagcagcctctccttactcgtctttcccaatgattggacgctctttcagggtcgggggaatgaaacctgttgtTACTGGTCTTGGTacatcaaatatgtcacaggtagcttgcgaggccCTGCCgagagggagggatactcttggtagtttgggGATGCtctgaaaggtatgtatatatctgttattatatttgaaatatgaaTTCGACctggggagcttgcaggctctcccattcgggcaatagactctcagtagcttgtcaggtgttccaagagggagaactaagctattagctaatgcttctgggagcttggttttatagttcctggatgttggccattgatacgATTATATAacacctggggcagtttctgagtgtgacagcctagctactggaaaatgggagatgtgggtggaggaggtccagtaccaatccaagcagccttggagatctcaacccctgGTTCTTCACGTCTgtattcctctgccagttccttcatgcgtgaggcttgtctgaatgtgtggagagtggccttgagcatagctgtgctCAAGAGACTCcaaaacataaattttctttcatgttctGAAAAATTTATCTCCCAAGTTTATCTGTACATTTTGCACACATGACTAGTCACCAATTTCCTGAGCCTCTGCCTGTGGGTATGGGAAGCAAGAGAGATTGATCTGACTCAGGATCTGATCTTATGAAACTGTTTCTGGTTGGGAAGCTGAGCCCCCAACCTTTGTGGGCCATGGGCAGATACAATATAAATGGTCTGGCCTGCACCATCACAGGGCAGGGAACAGCAATATGAAGCGGAACAGCCTCCTGCCGCTCGCCCTGACCTTCCTGGTCCTCTGTCTCTATGAGGCacagcctggagtccaagggaaTATATGTGAGTGTCAGCCAATGGGGTCTCACGTGATTGTCTTAGGCCTGAGAAGCTTTTATTCAAGGATTCTGTGGGATAAGCTGGCTCTGATGGATGCCAGTAAGGGGGGTTGGGATAACCATGTTCCAGGGTTCCCAACTTCCTCaaccaaattttaatttcaattttaatttcagtCCAAATCAAGCCTGGAACCTGCCCAAGAATCCGGATACCCTGCAAATCACTTTCCATTACTGTAAGGTGCCGCACGGATTCCAGTTGTAACAGGAACCAGAAATGCTGTTTCTACAATTGCCAGAAAATGTGCATGGATAATCCGAGTCACATACTGTGAGTTGAGTTGCTCCAATTCTCCCCCTAAGCCTCTCAGAGCTGGCTAACACAGCCAGTACCTTGCAGGAGTGCCCAAGTCAGAGCTGTGCATTGATTCAGCCTGACGGTGGCCTGAGGCACCTTCAGACTCACCctctatttgccttgcatgcggccgacccaggttcaattccttgtatcccgtatggtcccctgagcaccaccagggataagataattcctgagtgcagagccaggagtaacccatgtgcatcgccaggtgtgacccaaaaagaaagaaaaaaaaaaacagagtcatcctcaccctcaccccagtGTCACCCTCACCATCACCGGCAACACGCAAAATTCACTCCAGGACACAGGTATCTTACTGCCTTGAGTGTGTTGGTTGGACAAGATTGACTCTAGTCCTTCAAGCAATGGTAAAAATgtatgattatatgattatatataattgCCTATCTTTTCCTTTTAGCACATCATAATGAATAATATCCGGTTCATTGAATAACATGGTTAAGGATTTTATGCTTTAAGTCTTTAGCCCGcttgccaaaaaaataaaaataaaaaagtatccaGGGTTTTGATTCCTACACTAAGTTTTCAGTATTCTCAGGAATGGAGTACTTGGCTGGAAGTCCTGGGAATTGGCCCATGTCTGCTGCATGGGCTGCTCCTTCACATGTCCCAcagtctcttctctcctcctgcagGAAGACGCCACGTCCACACCAGGACTGAGAAGATGTTGTTCCTGCAAGCTCAGGCCTGCGTGCCAGGGCTCCTGTTCTCAGTGCTCCTCACACAGAGACACCCTGTTCCTGCAGCTAGAGGCTAATCAGTAGGAAACTCAATAAAGGAGCAAAGTGCTCTGTGCCAGCAATGTGGGTGTCTGTACTGCCTGCGTGTCTGTCGCCCTCAAATCCCTCTGCAGTCATGGGGTGAGAGGGTCCTCTGGGTGTGTGAAAGGGACCTGAGTGCTAGAGGTCACCTGTTTCCCTGTGACAACCCTGCATCTCCCTTCTGCCATGCCTCTCTGTCATGTGACTGGGGGTTCTCAGTCATATCTAAGGGCGCATAGCATGTGTTTTGGTGTTTGGATCCCGTGTAGGGGACCCCCTGTCAGATTGGAAAGCTGCACCTTTGGCTCCATTCTCTCTGAGAAGAGCGTGAACTGCTGTGCCCATTCGGCTTGTCAGTGCTGTATGCTCTGGGCTGAAGAGCACCAGTGGGCAGGGAGTGGACGCCTGGCCTTCATTCTAGGATATCTGAGGCTGGAAGACTCAGGTTGTTCCACAACAGGGAAAGTACGTCATGTCCGAAGGGAAAGACAACTGTGGAGACTCTTGGCATTTTAGTATGAGACagggttggtgggtgggaggcactAATCGAGCCAATAATAAAGTATTATTCAGTtttgagttgttgttttttttctactCTTCTATGTGATTTACTGCTTACTAAGGATCTTGGTAAATAACCTTCTTTTACTTCTGCTTCACACAATTATcttaatcttttgtttttagaccacacccagacgtgctcaggagttactcctgactttgcactcaattATCACACCTGGGTTtgttcaggggaaccatatgtgatgctggggatgataCCCAGGTTggcgtcatgcaaggcaagctccttacccactatgctatctctctcgCCCCTACCTTCAACTTTGGAATAATTTTTGCATTGAAGATCAGAGCACACTCCCCAAACACACCACCTTGGTATTCCGATTATTTGAAGTCAAGTTACTTAAGTAGTAGCCTGAAGAGAATCAATAAGTAGTTCTCTGTAGCACTCCTTGTTGTCGTGAGCAGATAAATTCCTGTGTGAAAAATGACTTCCTCCATTTTTCTAGGACACAAGACAGGTATGTCTTCCCCTAAATAGAAACTTTAGGGTCAAAAAAGTACTTGTCTTTTCTAATAGCGGCATAATATTCCATCCTTTcaatgttccaaagtttctttaaccagtcatctgttcttgggcactcaggtgttttccagattctggctattgaaaacagtgcagcatgaatatacaagtgcagatgtcatttctactatacttttttgcatctctgggatatattcccagaggtggtattgctggatcaaatgggagctggatttctaattttttgagaaat
Coding sequences within:
- the LOC129404995 gene encoding eppin-like translates to MKQNSLLPLTLTFLVLCLHEAQCGVQENIKTGDNPNRPTGKFLPWELPFLSLSIRFSSLVLGGSESGSVQIKPGTCPRIRIPCKSLSITVRCRTDSSCNRNQKCCFYNCQKMCMDNPSHILKTPRPHQD